A genomic stretch from Oncorhynchus gorbuscha isolate QuinsamMale2020 ecotype Even-year linkage group LG20, OgorEven_v1.0, whole genome shotgun sequence includes:
- the LOC124006593 gene encoding olfactory receptor 11H6-like, whose protein sequence is MSSVNFTGKNVEEFTITGFDHLSHQKLLGFLIFITYFLVLLGSGTNICIILTDRRLHTPMYLLICNLAVVDIMFTSSTSTTMISVLLAEVKTISYYSCISRMYIYHLGDITGCLALSVMALDRNHRYQQPS, encoded by the coding sequence ATGTCTTCAGTGAATTTCACTGGGAAGAATGTGGAGGAGTTTACCATCACAGGCTTCGACCACCTCTCTCACCAGAAGCTCCTGGGCTTCCTCATCTTCATCACCTATTTTCTTGTGCTTCTGGGAAGCGGCACCAACATCTGCATCATTTTGACGGACAGACGGCTGCACACGCCCATGTACCTCCTCATCTGTAACCTGGCCGTGGTGGACATCATGTTCACCTCCAGCACCAGCACCACCATGATCTCTGTCCTGCTGGCCGAGGTCAAAACCATCTCCTACTACTCCTGCATATCACGCATGTATATCTACCACCTGGGTGACATCACAGGGTGTCTGGCCCTGTCCGTGATGGCTTTGGACCGAAACCATCGCTATCAGCAACCCTCTTAG
- the LOC124007450 gene encoding olfactory receptor 10A4-like, with translation MLPSNYTRVSVFVIVGFPGLHPSFYQLVAWFFFFIYVITVVGNILLVVLFALERSLQKPMYIIMLSLALSDIGFCTVALPKVIARYWWDDAGISFFLCLIQKQFIHYFGALTSLIMMTMAMDKYLAICFPLRYTELMTNRTMSLLTALSWVSAMISPAITTIQSSQMPFCGSNRINHCYCDTTSLNQLSCADISSQSRLSFSLAMVVLFLPFGFIVFSYVNILFTVMRMANAQGRMKTFSTCATQGCIILIYYIPRFIVNATPYIPNLTTTPDLRISLAIFSSLLPPLVNPFIYCIRTKEIRAFLAKWANRGQSNAHHKPCIHPIAC, from the exons ATGCTCCCAAGCAACTACACgcgtgtgtcagtgtttgtgatCGTGGGCTTCCCGgggctccatccatccttctaccAGCTGGTGGCCTGGTTCTTCTTCTTCATCTATGTGATCACGGTGGTGGGGAACATCCTGCTGGTGGTGCTGTTTGCCCTGGAGCGCAGCCTGCAGAAACCCATGTACATCATCATGCTCAGCCTGGCTCTGTCAGATATAG GCTTCTGCACGGTGGCCCTTCCCAAAGTGATAGCTCGGTACTGGTGGGACGACGCTGgcatctctttctttctgtgtctGATACAGAAACAATTCATCCACTACTTTGGAGCACTCACCTCTCTCATCATGATGACCATGGCTATGGACAAATACCTGGCTATCTGCTTCCCTCTCAG gTACACAGAGCTGATGACCAACAGGACCATGTCTCTCCTAACAGCCCTGTCCTGGGTGTCAGCCATGATATCTCCAGCCATCACCACCATCCAGTCATCCCAGATGCCTTTCTGTGGGTCCAACCGCATCAACCACTGCTACTGCGACACCACGTCTCTCAACCA GCTGTCGTGTGCTGACATCTCGTCCCAGAGCAGACTATCCTTCTCACTAGCCATGGtcgttctctttctcccctttggCTTCATCGTCTTCTCCTACGTCAACATCCTCTTCACAGTGATGCGCATGGCTAACGCACAG GGCAGGATGAAGACCTTCTCTACCTGTGCTACTCAGGGCTGTATCATCCTTATTTACTACATCCCCCGCTTCATAGTGAACGCTACACCCTACATCCCCAACCTGACCACGACCCCTGACCTCCGCATCAGCCTCGCCATTTTCTCCAG TCTGCTGCCACCCCTAGTCAACCCCTTCATCTACTGCATCCGCACCAAGGAGATCAGGGCTTTCCTGGCCAAGTGGGCCAACCGAGGGCAGTCCAACGCACATCACAAACCCTGCATCCACCCCATAGCCTGCTGA